A stretch of Vigna angularis cultivar LongXiaoDou No.4 chromosome 4, ASM1680809v1, whole genome shotgun sequence DNA encodes these proteins:
- the LOC108330829 gene encoding LRR receptor-like serine/threonine-protein kinase GSO1, translating to MIARSAMGSICMCHFILPLTIAVVVTLGDNTAESYWLLKIKSELVDPSGALRNWSPTTHFCSWNGITCDVDEAHVVGLNLSGSGISASIPGEFSHLISLQALDLSSNNLTGSIPSELGQLQNLRILLLYSNYLSSNIPEEIGNLSKLQVLRLGDNSLADEIPLSIGNLSELTVLGVANCNLTGSIPVEVGNLKHLVSLDLQMNNLSGFIPKEIQGCQELQNFAASNNMLEGEIPSSIGSLKSLRILNLANNTLSGSIPTSLGLLSNLTYLNLLGNKLNGEIPSELNSLSQLQKLDLSRNNLSGSLTLLNVNLQNLETMVLSDNALTGIPYNFCLRGSKLQQLFLARNKLSGGFPLGILNCSSIQQVDLSDNSFEGELPSNLDKLQNLTDLMLNNNSFIGSLPPVIGNISSLRSLFLFGNSFTGKIPVEIGRLKRLNTIYLYDNQMSGPIPRELTNCTSLTGIDFFGNHFYGPIPETIGKLKDLTVLHLRQNDLSGPIPPSMGYCKRLQLLALADNKLSGSIPPTFSYLSQLSTITLYNNNFDGPLPDSLSLLRNLKIINFSNNKFRGSIFPLTGSNSLTVLDLTNNSFSGSIPSILANSGDLTRLRLANNYLTGTIPSELGHLTKLNFLDLSFNNLTGHVPPQLSNCKKIEHLLLNNNRLSGQMLPWLGSLQELGELDLSFNNFHGRVPAELGGCSKLLKLSLHHNNLSGEIPLEIGNLTSLNVFNLQRNSLSGHIPSTIQQCSKLYELRLSENFLSGIIPVGLGAVTELQVILDLSRNLFSGEIPSSLGNLMKLERLDLSFNHLQGQVPPSLGQLTSLHVLNLSNNHLHGLIPSTFSGFPLSSFLNNDHLCGPPLALCSEATRMKLSNSQVAAIIVAIVLTSTLICLVLLYIMLRIWCNWKKVAVSSEDGGMVEQKTRNGEYWNMNSPELFSSPDIQISATPCICNLKIDAAARENTLVR from the coding sequence ATGATCGCACGTTCAGCCATGGGTTCCATTTGCATGTGCCATTTTATTCTACCACTAACCATTGCTGTTGTTGTAACTCTAGGAGACAACACAGCAGAATCCTACTGGCTTCTAAAGATTAAATCAGAACTGGTTGATCCATCAGGAGCCCTGAGAAACTGGTCTCCAACTACTCATTTTTGTAGCTGGAATGGAATAACATGTGATGTTGATGAGGCACATGTGGTAGGCCTTAATTTGTCTGGCTCAGGAATATCAGCTTCCATTCCAGGTGAGTTCAGTCACCTAATTTCTCTTCAAGCACTTGATTTGTCTTCAAATAACCTCACAGGCTCCATCCCTTCTGAACTTGGGCAGCTTCAAAATCTAAGAATACTGCTTCTGTACTCAAATTATCTCTCCAGCAATATTCCTGAAGAGATAGGTAATTTGAGTAAGTTGCAAGTTCTTAGACTAGGAGATAACAGTTTGGCAGATGAAATCCCACTTAGCATTGGCAACTTGAGTGAGTTGACAGTGTTGGGTGTAGCCAACTGCAACTTAACTGGAAGCATACCTGTTGAGGTTGGTAACTTGAAGCATCTTGTGTCTCTTGATTTACAAATGAACAATCTTAGCGGATTCATACCTAAAGAGATTCAAGGCTGTCAAGAGCTCCAGAATTTTGCAGCATCAAACAACATGCTTGAAGGAGAAATACCCTCCTCAATTGGGTCTCTTAAATCATTGAGAATTTTGAACCTGGCTAATAACACTCTATCTGGATCAATTCCTACCTCTTTGGGTCTTCTCTCCAATTTGACATACCTCAATTTGCTTGGAAACAAACTAAATGGTGAAATTCCTTCAGAGCTTAACAGTTTGAGCCAGCTACAGAAACTTGACTTATCCAGAAACAACCTTTCTGGATCACTGACTCTCCTTAATGTCAACTTACAGAATCTTGAAACTATGGTTCTGTCTGATAATGCTTTAACAGGTATTCCATATAACTTCTGCCTCAGAGGTTCTAAACTTCAGCAACTGTTCTTGGCTAGGAATAAGCTTTCTGGAGGATTTCCCTTGGGGATACTCAACTGCTCCTCAATCCAACAGGTTGACCTTTCTGACAACAGTTTTGAAGGTGAGCTTCCATCCAACCTGGACAAACTACAGAACCTCACAGATCTTATGCTCAACAACAACAGCTTCATTGGATCTCTACCTCCAGTAATTGGAAATATCAGTAGCTTGAGAAGTCTTTTCTTGTTTGGAAACTCTTTCACAGGAAAAATCCCAGTTGAGATTGGAAGGCTAAAGAGGTTGAACACCATTTACCTCTATGATAACCAGATGTCTGGACCTATTCCAAGAGAGTTAACAAACTGCACAAGCTTAACTGGAATTGACTTCTTTGGAAACCATTTTTATGGCCCCATTCCAGAGACTATAGGTAAGCTAAAGGATCTAACTGTTCTCCATTTAAGGCAAAATGATCTGTCAGGTCCAATCCCACCAAGCATGGGGTACTGTAAAAGGCTTCAGTTATTGGCATTAGCAGATAACAAGTTGTCAGGTTCCATACCCCCCACATTCAGTTACCTTTCACAACTTAGTACCATTACCCTTTACAACAACAACTTTGATGGACCACTacctgattccctctctcttcTTAGAAAccttaaaatcataaatttttccAATAACAAGTTCAGAGGTAGTATCTTTCCTCTGACTGGTTCAAATTCTCTCACTGTTTTGGACTTGACAAACAACAGCTTCTCAGGTTCCATCCCTTCTATTCTAGCCAACTCTGGAGATCTCACCCGTCTCAGACTTGCAAACAATTATCTCACAGGAACCATTCCTTCTGAACTTGGCCACCTCACTAAGCTAAACTTCCTTGATTTATCATTCAACAACTTAACAGGACATGTGCCACCTCAACTCTCCAACTGCAAGAAAATTGAACACCTTCTACTGAACAATAACAGATTGAGTGGCCAAATGTTGCCGTGGTTAGGAAGCTTGCAAGAACTTGGTGAGCTGGATCTCTCATTCAACAACTTCCATGGAAGAGTTCCTGCTGAGCTTGGAGGCTGCTCAAAGTTGCTTAAGCTTTCTCTCCATCACAACAATCTCTCTGGAGAAATCCCTCTAGAGATTGGAAACCTTACTTCACTCAACGTCTTCAACTTGCAAAGGAATAGTCTCTCTGGCCACATTCCATCAACAATTCAGCAATGCTCTAAGCTGTATGAGCTAAGGCTCTCGGAGAACTTCCTCTCAGGTATTATACCAGTTGGACTAGGAGCAGTCACTGAGTTGCAAGTCATATTGGACCTCAGTAGAAACCTCTTTTCTGGTGAGATTCCGTCATCTCTGGGAAATCTCATGAAGCTAGAAAGACTTGATCTTTCTTTTAACCATCTTCAAGGACAAGTTCCTCCTTCACTTGGTCAACTTACCAGCCTTCATGTGCTAAATCTCTCAAATAACCATCTTCATGGCCTCATTCCATCAACCTTTTCAGGGTTCCCACTAAGCTCTTTTCTGAATAATGACCACTTGTGTGGCCCTCCACTAGCATTATGCTCAGAAGCTACGAGAATGAAGCTGTCAAACTCACAAGTAGCAGCAATCATAGTAGCCATTGTCCTTACTTCAACTCTGATATGCTTAGTATTATTGTATATAATGTTGAGAATCTGGTGCAACTGGAAAAAGGTAGCTGTTTCAAGTGAAGATGGTGGCATGGTTGAGCAGAAGACAAGAAATGGAGAGTACTGGAACATGAATTCCCCTGAGCTGTTTTCTTCACCAGATATACAAATTTCTGCTACACCTTGCATTTGTAATCTCAAAATTGATGCAGCAGCCAGGGAAAATACCTTGGTTAGATAA
- the LOC108330616 gene encoding uncharacterized protein LOC108330616 isoform X1 — translation MANAKFGSSFSCSAASLSSSPLQRTRSAQLSLSQGLFVNQLTGAQLQMYTKDKSCQLKFMHGMLNFKGRLQKQHNALFVVSEDRELETTTLVPENNDIVVEGISPASNLYFHLSGSDGKSGLISFYNRPYRRNSKILLSNSERSQNSILWFLGPAVLVASFIFPSLYLRKVLSIIFEDSLLTDFLILFFTEAIFYCGVAVFLFLLDHLRRPMVLDTATINSDTPPPQLGQRVSSVATLVLSLVIPMVTMGFVWPWTGPAASATLAPYLVGIVVQFAFEQYARYRKSPSRSAIPLIFQVYRLHQLNRAAQLVTALSFTVRGAEMTSHNMAINSSLGTLLNVLQFLGVICIWSLSSFLMRFIPYASTTMQ, via the exons ATGGCAAATGCCAAGTTCGGTTCTTCCTTTTCTTGTTCCGCggcttctctttcttcttctcctttacAACGCACGAGAAGTGCTCAG ttGAGCTTATCACAAGGGTTGTTTGTCAACCAGCTAACTGGTGCTCAGCTGCAAATGTACACTAAAG ACAAATCATGCCAGCTTAAGTTTATGCACGGAATGCTGAACTTTAAGGGAAGGTTACAGAAACAGCATAATGCTCTTTTTGTTGTCTCTGAAGATCGTGAGCTTGAAACAACTACTTTAGTGCCAGAAAACAATGATATTGTTGTAGAAGGCATCTCTCCTGCAAGCAACTTGTATTTTCATTTATCAGGGAGTGATGGAAAGTCaggtttaatatcattttataaccGGCCTTACAGAAGAAATAGTAAGATACTTTTATCAAATTCAGAGAGAAGTCAAAACAGCATATTGTGGTTTCTGGGCCCTGCAGTCCTTGTTGCTTCCTTCATTTTTCCCTCACTCTATTTACGCAAAGTGCTTTCCATCATTTTTGAGGACTCTTTGTTAACAG ATTTCCTCATCTTATTCTTCACAGAGGCAATTTTCTACTGTGGTGTTGCGGTATTCCTTTTCCTACTGGACCATTTAAGAAGACCCATGGTACTGGATACTGCTACAATCAATAGTGATACACCACCCCCACAGTTGGGACAAAGAGTCTCTTCTGTTGCTACTCTTGTGCTTAGTCTAGTAATTCCAATGGTAACTATGGGTTTTGTCTGGCCATGGACTGGCCCTGCAGCCTCTGCAACTCTCGCTCCATACCTTGTTGGTATAGTTGTCCAATTTGCATTTGAGCAGTATGCCAGATATAGAAAGTCACCGTCACGGTCTGCCATTCCATTAATCTTTCAA GTGTACAGGCTTCACCAACTAAATAGAGCAGCACAACTGGTGACAGCTTTATCATTTACAGTCAGAGGAGCTGAAATGACCTCACACAACATGGCTATAAACAGCTCTTTGGGTACCCTTCTAAATGTCCTACAATTCCTTGGTGTGATTTGCATTTGGTCCCTGTCTAGCTTCCTCATGAGATTTATCCCTTATGCTTCAACAACTATGCAGTAA
- the LOC108330616 gene encoding uncharacterized protein LOC108330616 isoform X3: protein MYTKDKSCQLKFMHGMLNFKGRLQKQHNALFVVSEDRELETTTLVPENNDIVVEGISPASNLYFHLSGSDGKSGLISFYNRPYRRNSKILLSNSERSQNSILWFLGPAVLVASFIFPSLYLRKVLSIIFEDSLLTDFLILFFTEAIFYCGVAVFLFLLDHLRRPMVLDTATINSDTPPPQLGQRVSSVATLVLSLVIPMVTMGFVWPWTGPAASATLAPYLVGIVVQFAFEQYARYRKSPSRSAIPLIFQVYRLHQLNRAAQLVTALSFTVRGAEMTSHNMAINSSLGTLLNVLQFLGVICIWSLSSFLMRFIPYASTTMQ, encoded by the exons ATGTACACTAAAG ACAAATCATGCCAGCTTAAGTTTATGCACGGAATGCTGAACTTTAAGGGAAGGTTACAGAAACAGCATAATGCTCTTTTTGTTGTCTCTGAAGATCGTGAGCTTGAAACAACTACTTTAGTGCCAGAAAACAATGATATTGTTGTAGAAGGCATCTCTCCTGCAAGCAACTTGTATTTTCATTTATCAGGGAGTGATGGAAAGTCaggtttaatatcattttataaccGGCCTTACAGAAGAAATAGTAAGATACTTTTATCAAATTCAGAGAGAAGTCAAAACAGCATATTGTGGTTTCTGGGCCCTGCAGTCCTTGTTGCTTCCTTCATTTTTCCCTCACTCTATTTACGCAAAGTGCTTTCCATCATTTTTGAGGACTCTTTGTTAACAG ATTTCCTCATCTTATTCTTCACAGAGGCAATTTTCTACTGTGGTGTTGCGGTATTCCTTTTCCTACTGGACCATTTAAGAAGACCCATGGTACTGGATACTGCTACAATCAATAGTGATACACCACCCCCACAGTTGGGACAAAGAGTCTCTTCTGTTGCTACTCTTGTGCTTAGTCTAGTAATTCCAATGGTAACTATGGGTTTTGTCTGGCCATGGACTGGCCCTGCAGCCTCTGCAACTCTCGCTCCATACCTTGTTGGTATAGTTGTCCAATTTGCATTTGAGCAGTATGCCAGATATAGAAAGTCACCGTCACGGTCTGCCATTCCATTAATCTTTCAA GTGTACAGGCTTCACCAACTAAATAGAGCAGCACAACTGGTGACAGCTTTATCATTTACAGTCAGAGGAGCTGAAATGACCTCACACAACATGGCTATAAACAGCTCTTTGGGTACCCTTCTAAATGTCCTACAATTCCTTGGTGTGATTTGCATTTGGTCCCTGTCTAGCTTCCTCATGAGATTTATCCCTTATGCTTCAACAACTATGCAGTAA
- the LOC108330616 gene encoding uncharacterized protein LOC108330616 isoform X4 gives MHGMLNFKGRLQKQHNALFVVSEDRELETTTLVPENNDIVVEGISPASNLYFHLSGSDGKSGLISFYNRPYRRNSKILLSNSERSQNSILWFLGPAVLVASFIFPSLYLRKVLSIIFEDSLLTDFLILFFTEAIFYCGVAVFLFLLDHLRRPMVLDTATINSDTPPPQLGQRVSSVATLVLSLVIPMVTMGFVWPWTGPAASATLAPYLVGIVVQFAFEQYARYRKSPSRSAIPLIFQVYRLHQLNRAAQLVTALSFTVRGAEMTSHNMAINSSLGTLLNVLQFLGVICIWSLSSFLMRFIPYASTTMQ, from the exons ATGCACGGAATGCTGAACTTTAAGGGAAGGTTACAGAAACAGCATAATGCTCTTTTTGTTGTCTCTGAAGATCGTGAGCTTGAAACAACTACTTTAGTGCCAGAAAACAATGATATTGTTGTAGAAGGCATCTCTCCTGCAAGCAACTTGTATTTTCATTTATCAGGGAGTGATGGAAAGTCaggtttaatatcattttataaccGGCCTTACAGAAGAAATAGTAAGATACTTTTATCAAATTCAGAGAGAAGTCAAAACAGCATATTGTGGTTTCTGGGCCCTGCAGTCCTTGTTGCTTCCTTCATTTTTCCCTCACTCTATTTACGCAAAGTGCTTTCCATCATTTTTGAGGACTCTTTGTTAACAG ATTTCCTCATCTTATTCTTCACAGAGGCAATTTTCTACTGTGGTGTTGCGGTATTCCTTTTCCTACTGGACCATTTAAGAAGACCCATGGTACTGGATACTGCTACAATCAATAGTGATACACCACCCCCACAGTTGGGACAAAGAGTCTCTTCTGTTGCTACTCTTGTGCTTAGTCTAGTAATTCCAATGGTAACTATGGGTTTTGTCTGGCCATGGACTGGCCCTGCAGCCTCTGCAACTCTCGCTCCATACCTTGTTGGTATAGTTGTCCAATTTGCATTTGAGCAGTATGCCAGATATAGAAAGTCACCGTCACGGTCTGCCATTCCATTAATCTTTCAA GTGTACAGGCTTCACCAACTAAATAGAGCAGCACAACTGGTGACAGCTTTATCATTTACAGTCAGAGGAGCTGAAATGACCTCACACAACATGGCTATAAACAGCTCTTTGGGTACCCTTCTAAATGTCCTACAATTCCTTGGTGTGATTTGCATTTGGTCCCTGTCTAGCTTCCTCATGAGATTTATCCCTTATGCTTCAACAACTATGCAGTAA
- the LOC108330616 gene encoding uncharacterized protein LOC108330616 isoform X2: MANAKFGSSFSCSAASLSSSPLQRTRSAQLTGAQLQMYTKDKSCQLKFMHGMLNFKGRLQKQHNALFVVSEDRELETTTLVPENNDIVVEGISPASNLYFHLSGSDGKSGLISFYNRPYRRNSKILLSNSERSQNSILWFLGPAVLVASFIFPSLYLRKVLSIIFEDSLLTDFLILFFTEAIFYCGVAVFLFLLDHLRRPMVLDTATINSDTPPPQLGQRVSSVATLVLSLVIPMVTMGFVWPWTGPAASATLAPYLVGIVVQFAFEQYARYRKSPSRSAIPLIFQVYRLHQLNRAAQLVTALSFTVRGAEMTSHNMAINSSLGTLLNVLQFLGVICIWSLSSFLMRFIPYASTTMQ, encoded by the exons ATGGCAAATGCCAAGTTCGGTTCTTCCTTTTCTTGTTCCGCggcttctctttcttcttctcctttacAACGCACGAGAAGTGCTCAG CTAACTGGTGCTCAGCTGCAAATGTACACTAAAG ACAAATCATGCCAGCTTAAGTTTATGCACGGAATGCTGAACTTTAAGGGAAGGTTACAGAAACAGCATAATGCTCTTTTTGTTGTCTCTGAAGATCGTGAGCTTGAAACAACTACTTTAGTGCCAGAAAACAATGATATTGTTGTAGAAGGCATCTCTCCTGCAAGCAACTTGTATTTTCATTTATCAGGGAGTGATGGAAAGTCaggtttaatatcattttataaccGGCCTTACAGAAGAAATAGTAAGATACTTTTATCAAATTCAGAGAGAAGTCAAAACAGCATATTGTGGTTTCTGGGCCCTGCAGTCCTTGTTGCTTCCTTCATTTTTCCCTCACTCTATTTACGCAAAGTGCTTTCCATCATTTTTGAGGACTCTTTGTTAACAG ATTTCCTCATCTTATTCTTCACAGAGGCAATTTTCTACTGTGGTGTTGCGGTATTCCTTTTCCTACTGGACCATTTAAGAAGACCCATGGTACTGGATACTGCTACAATCAATAGTGATACACCACCCCCACAGTTGGGACAAAGAGTCTCTTCTGTTGCTACTCTTGTGCTTAGTCTAGTAATTCCAATGGTAACTATGGGTTTTGTCTGGCCATGGACTGGCCCTGCAGCCTCTGCAACTCTCGCTCCATACCTTGTTGGTATAGTTGTCCAATTTGCATTTGAGCAGTATGCCAGATATAGAAAGTCACCGTCACGGTCTGCCATTCCATTAATCTTTCAA GTGTACAGGCTTCACCAACTAAATAGAGCAGCACAACTGGTGACAGCTTTATCATTTACAGTCAGAGGAGCTGAAATGACCTCACACAACATGGCTATAAACAGCTCTTTGGGTACCCTTCTAAATGTCCTACAATTCCTTGGTGTGATTTGCATTTGGTCCCTGTCTAGCTTCCTCATGAGATTTATCCCTTATGCTTCAACAACTATGCAGTAA